Proteins encoded together in one Lachnospiraceae bacterium JLR.KK008 window:
- a CDS encoding HPr family phosphocarrier protein gives MQQVNVKFHSVDQIRQFVNIIDKFDTNFDLGSGKRIVDAKSILGVLALDFSKPLPLRYDSNDECIREKIAPFLYAGA, from the coding sequence ATGCAGCAGGTAAATGTTAAGTTTCACAGTGTTGATCAGATCAGGCAGTTCGTGAACATTATTGACAAATTTGACACAAACTTTGATCTGGGTTCCGGCAAGAGGATCGTTGATGCAAAATCCATATTGGGTGTGTTGGCGCTGGATTTCTCAAAACCTCTTCCACTTAGATACGATTCCAACGATGAATGTATCCGGGAAAAGATCGCCCCTTTTCTGTATGCGGGAGCGTAA
- a CDS encoding chromate transporter: MKKDYGKLWTLFRSMFILSACTFGGGFVIVSLMKKKYVEELKWLEEEEMLDVTAITQSAPGPLPVNASVIIGYRIAGVIGSLTAILGTILPPMVIISIISLFYDQFRTNPYIAVALQVMRAGVAAVIFDVVINLAGNVLKTKRVLYIMMMIVAFIATYILDVSAMIVILTCLGIGLIDLLFTLRKKKGMVA; this comes from the coding sequence ATGAAAAAGGATTACGGTAAACTATGGACACTGTTCCGATCTATGTTTATTTTGAGCGCCTGCACGTTTGGCGGGGGATTTGTCATTGTTTCTCTGATGAAAAAGAAATATGTTGAAGAATTAAAATGGCTGGAAGAGGAGGAAATGCTTGATGTGACAGCAATCACACAATCTGCTCCCGGGCCATTGCCGGTCAATGCCTCGGTCATCATCGGCTACCGCATCGCCGGTGTGATCGGTTCCCTGACAGCCATTCTGGGCACAATATTACCGCCGATGGTAATCATTTCCATTATTTCGCTTTTTTATGACCAGTTCCGCACGAATCCTTATATTGCCGTGGCACTGCAGGTCATGCGGGCCGGTGTAGCGGCAGTTATCTTTGATGTCGTGATCAATCTGGCGGGGAATGTGTTAAAGACAAAGAGAGTCTTATATATTATGATGATGATCGTTGCATTTATTGCAACCTATATTCTGGATGTCAGCGCAATGATTGTGATACTGACCTGTCTGGGAATCGGACTGATTGACCTGCTGTTTACACTCAGAAAAAAGAAAGGAATGGTGGCATAA
- a CDS encoding chromate transporter: protein MLLIKLFFAFIQVGLFSVGGGYAAIPLIQEQIVNIHGLLTMEEFSDLITVAEMTPGPISINSATFVGMRISGIPGVLLCTIGCIIPSFCICLILAHFYYKYRTVSGVQVVLGAMRPAVVALIASAGASILMLGLFEAEIDEIILADVRIVELAIFIVALFLLRKFKTNAITIILGSGVVGTIVYALMGAI, encoded by the coding sequence ATGTTATTGATAAAACTGTTCTTCGCTTTTATTCAGGTCGGCCTGTTCAGCGTGGGCGGAGGCTATGCGGCGATCCCACTCATTCAGGAGCAGATTGTAAACATTCACGGGCTGCTGACAATGGAGGAATTTTCCGATCTGATCACGGTGGCCGAGATGACGCCGGGACCGATTTCTATCAATTCGGCGACATTTGTAGGCATGCGGATTTCGGGTATTCCCGGAGTGCTGCTCTGTACGATCGGCTGTATTATCCCGTCGTTTTGCATTTGCCTGATCCTGGCACATTTTTATTATAAGTATCGGACGGTGAGCGGGGTACAGGTTGTTCTCGGGGCCATGAGGCCTGCGGTGGTGGCATTGATCGCCTCGGCGGGCGCCTCCATATTAATGCTGGGGTTGTTTGAGGCGGAGATTGATGAGATCATATTGGCGGATGTTAGGATCGTGGAGCTGGCGATCTTTATCGTGGCGCTGTTTCTGCTGCGGAAGTTTAAGACAAATGCCATCACGATCATTTTAGGCAGCGGCGTCGTGGGAACGATCGTATATGCACTGATGGGAGCAATTTAA
- a CDS encoding GntR family transcriptional regulator codes for MKECVKVMEEREYQKVIAYLCELVKTGELEIGSKIPTERNLAELLSVGRGSTREALRILESMGILICRQGSGNYIAGNPSKTVSGMIEMMLLLRQIRKEEVIQFRRDMEKAICNTIIERGSMERWRGRIEEILAVDTDYQSLEEQIEADRKFHYRLILATENQLWLCISEAVVDIYQHWIERVLREAPPEVKRELHQSHMAMVSALAQGSRAGVEAAIDRHYDLADRELRKTELIGGD; via the coding sequence ATGAAAGAATGTGTGAAAGTAATGGAAGAGAGAGAATATCAAAAGGTGATTGCGTACCTTTGCGAACTAGTGAAAACAGGGGAACTGGAGATTGGCTCAAAAATTCCCACAGAAAGAAACCTGGCGGAGCTGTTATCGGTTGGACGCGGATCGACGAGGGAAGCGCTGCGGATATTGGAGAGTATGGGTATACTGATATGCAGGCAGGGCTCCGGAAATTATATCGCAGGGAATCCGTCCAAAACAGTCTCAGGAATGATCGAGATGATGCTCTTGCTGAGACAGATCCGTAAGGAGGAAGTCATTCAGTTTCGGCGTGACATGGAGAAGGCGATCTGCAATACGATCATAGAAAGAGGAAGTATGGAGAGATGGCGTGGGCGGATTGAAGAAATTCTTGCAGTGGACACAGATTATCAGTCTCTGGAAGAACAGATCGAGGCAGACCGCAAGTTTCATTACAGGCTGATCTTGGCAACGGAAAATCAATTATGGCTCTGCATTTCCGAGGCGGTCGTTGACATTTATCAGCACTGGATCGAAAGGGTACTCAGAGAGGCGCCGCCGGAAGTTAAGCGTGAATTACATCAGTCACATATGGCGATGGTTTCCGCGTTGGCGCAGGGCTCAAGAGCCGGTGTTGAGGCGGCGATTGACAGACATTATGATCTGGCAGACAGAGAACTGAGAAAGACAGAACTCATTGGCGGCGACTGA
- a CDS encoding DUF1848 domain-containing protein, producing MILSASRRTDIPNYYSRWFLNRLREGFLCVRNPWNTRQVSRISLSPEVVDCIVFWTKNPADMIKYLEYLEDYTYYFQFTLTGYGRELEPGLPDKRGELLSTFRTLSEKIGRERVIWRYDPILFDERYTMAYHLKAFERIAGHLADYTERVVISFLDLYAKTRRNLNGFDSAAMTAENMTALAGEMAQIAAGRHLTIESCAEQIDLHSVGIEHGSCIDQKLIERLAGCKLKGRKDKNQRESCRCLESVDVGAYHTCLNGCKYCYANDSDERVRKTISVYDENSPLLCGTIRADDRVLNREVKSLRDRQISLLDFFDKTL from the coding sequence ATGATTTTAAGCGCAAGCAGAAGGACAGATATACCAAACTACTATTCCCGGTGGTTTCTAAACCGGCTGAGGGAAGGTTTTCTCTGTGTGAGAAACCCTTGGAATACACGGCAGGTCAGCCGGATTTCCTTATCCCCGGAAGTTGTCGATTGCATTGTGTTTTGGACAAAAAATCCGGCCGATATGATAAAGTATCTGGAGTATCTGGAGGATTACACCTATTATTTTCAGTTTACGCTCACAGGATATGGCAGAGAACTGGAACCGGGCCTTCCCGATAAAAGAGGGGAATTGCTCTCCACGTTCCGGACATTGTCCGAGAAAATCGGCAGGGAGAGGGTAATCTGGCGTTATGATCCCATACTATTTGACGAGCGGTATACAATGGCATATCATCTGAAGGCATTTGAGCGAATTGCCGGACATCTGGCTGACTACACCGAGCGGGTGGTGATCAGCTTTCTTGACCTGTATGCAAAAACACGCCGCAACCTGAACGGGTTTGACAGCGCAGCGATGACAGCGGAAAATATGACTGCTCTGGCGGGAGAGATGGCACAGATCGCTGCAGGCCGTCATCTGACGATCGAGAGCTGTGCAGAACAGATCGATTTGCACAGCGTTGGCATTGAACATGGAAGCTGCATTGACCAGAAATTGATCGAACGCCTGGCGGGCTGCAAACTGAAAGGAAGAAAAGATAAAAACCAGAGAGAAAGCTGCCGGTGTCTTGAGAGCGTGGATGTGGGCGCATACCATACATGCCTCAACGGCTGTAAATATTGTTATGCCAATGACAGCGATGAAAGGGTGAGAAAAACGATTAGCGTATACGACGAAAATTCTCCGCTGCTGTGTGGAACGATCAGGGCGGATGACAGGGTCTTAAACAGAGAGGTGAAGTCTTTGCGGGACAGACAGATCAGTCTGCTTGATTTTTTCGACAAAACTCTCTAA
- the abc-f gene encoding ABC-F type ribosomal protection protein — protein MSMIKVDGLTFSYPTSYDNVFEDVSFQIDTDWKLGFVGRNGRGKTTFLNLLLGKYEYGGTITCSSEFDYFPYQVNDQSRLTVEVLQEICPLAQEWELMRELSCLEVDEETLWRPFETLSNGEQTKVLLASLFLNEGHYLLIDEPTNHLDIRARQMVSAYLKKKKGFILVSHDRCFLDGCVDHILSLNRADIVVRGGDFSSWLTDFERQQQYEAAENIRLQKDIRRLKQSSRRSAGWSEQVEASKIGAADKGYVGHKAAKMMKRSKVIEARQEEAVRQKSALLKNVETAVDLKLCPLSYHADTLVSFSEVSVCYGEREVCDPVTFTVRRGDRIALDGKNGSGKSSLLKLLTGEAAEFRGSLKAGSGLVISYVPQDTSYLQGTLTVFAEENRLDESLLKTVLRKLDFERTQFEKDMKEFSAGQKKKVLIARSLCEQAHLYVWDEPLNFIDIYSRMQIERLIREFSPTMIFVEHDKAFRDTVATKLVQL, from the coding sequence ATGTCAATGATCAAAGTAGACGGCCTTACTTTTTCATATCCGACAAGTTATGATAATGTTTTCGAAGATGTCAGTTTTCAGATCGATACAGATTGGAAACTGGGGTTTGTGGGAAGGAACGGCAGAGGGAAAACGACTTTCCTGAATTTATTACTGGGAAAATATGAGTATGGTGGAACGATCACCTGTTCGTCAGAATTTGACTATTTTCCTTATCAGGTGAACGATCAAAGCCGGTTGACAGTTGAGGTTCTTCAGGAGATCTGCCCATTGGCGCAGGAATGGGAACTGATGCGTGAATTGTCCTGCCTTGAGGTAGACGAGGAGACTTTGTGGCGGCCTTTTGAGACACTTTCCAACGGAGAGCAGACGAAAGTTTTGCTTGCGTCTCTTTTTTTGAACGAAGGGCATTATCTGCTGATCGATGAGCCTACCAATCACCTGGACATCAGGGCGAGACAAATGGTTTCAGCATATTTAAAAAAGAAAAAAGGATTTATACTCGTTTCTCACGACCGTTGTTTTCTGGATGGCTGTGTCGACCATATTCTGTCGCTGAACAGGGCTGACATTGTGGTGCGAGGCGGCGACTTCTCGTCGTGGCTCACAGATTTTGAACGACAGCAGCAGTATGAAGCAGCAGAAAATATCCGTCTGCAAAAAGACATCCGCCGTTTAAAGCAGTCGTCCAGACGGTCGGCCGGCTGGTCGGAGCAGGTGGAAGCGTCGAAGATCGGAGCGGCCGATAAAGGGTATGTAGGCCACAAAGCCGCTAAGATGATGAAGCGGTCAAAAGTGATAGAGGCGAGACAGGAGGAAGCGGTCAGGCAAAAGTCAGCGCTCCTGAAAAACGTGGAAACGGCCGTGGATCTGAAACTCTGTCCGCTCTCTTATCATGCCGATACGCTCGTCTCTTTTTCGGAGGTTTCTGTCTGTTATGGGGAACGTGAAGTCTGTGATCCGGTTACATTTACCGTGCGCAGAGGGGATCGGATCGCACTGGATGGGAAAAATGGCAGCGGCAAGAGCAGCCTGCTGAAACTTTTGACAGGGGAAGCGGCAGAGTTCAGAGGGAGTCTGAAGGCGGGTTCCGGCCTTGTCATCTCTTATGTGCCCCAGGACACCTCTTATCTGCAGGGAACACTGACGGTGTTTGCAGAGGAAAACAGGCTTGATGAAAGTTTGCTGAAGACAGTTTTGCGCAAACTGGATTTCGAACGCACGCAATTTGAAAAAGATATGAAGGAGTTTTCCGCAGGGCAGAAGAAAAAAGTATTGATTGCCAGGAGCCTGTGTGAGCAGGCGCATCTGTATGTGTGGGATGAGCCGTTAAATTTTATCGATATTTATTCGCGAATGCAGATCGAACGGCTGATCAGGGAATTTTCACCGACAATGATCTTTGTGGAGCACGACAAAGCATTCCGGGATACGGTTGCGACGAAGCTGGTACAGCTGTAA
- a CDS encoding LacI family DNA-binding transcriptional regulator, with the protein MNIGEIAEMAGVSRAAVSRYFNNGYISDEKREAIRRVVEETGYRPSLQAQMLRTKKTGMIGVIVPKIASASIGRVVEGILNVLNDQGYRMLLAVAQNDPQKELEYLAAFDSRQVDGVILSATVFTPGYKKQLKKFSVPVVIVGQQLAGYGCVFHDDYHATYDLTRLLLEKGRRNLGYIGAIEQDRAVGAERHRGFCDAVRDMGHEELGNNYIQADFAVASGYMKTGELLRDHRELDGLICATDAMACGAMQYLQEHRISVPEQILVAGQGDSDSARVTVPPLITVHYSYERSGELAVRMLMEILGQKEAAAREVKLGYRIVER; encoded by the coding sequence ATGAATATCGGGGAAATAGCGGAGATGGCCGGGGTGTCCAGGGCGGCCGTCTCGCGCTATTTTAACAATGGATATATTTCGGATGAAAAGCGTGAAGCGATCCGGCGGGTAGTGGAGGAAACGGGGTATCGTCCTTCTCTGCAGGCGCAAATGCTGAGGACCAAGAAGACCGGAATGATCGGTGTGATCGTGCCGAAAATTGCCTCTGCGTCGATCGGGAGAGTTGTGGAAGGCATTCTCAATGTTTTGAATGACCAGGGGTACCGGATGTTATTGGCTGTTGCACAGAATGATCCGCAGAAAGAACTGGAATATCTGGCAGCATTCGACAGCAGACAGGTAGATGGTGTGATTTTGTCAGCGACAGTGTTTACACCTGGCTATAAAAAGCAACTGAAAAAGTTTTCTGTGCCGGTGGTGATCGTGGGACAGCAGCTTGCCGGTTATGGCTGTGTATTTCATGATGATTATCATGCAACCTATGATCTCACGCGGCTGCTTTTAGAAAAAGGAAGAAGAAACCTCGGGTATATTGGTGCGATCGAACAGGACAGAGCGGTGGGCGCCGAACGACACCGGGGATTTTGTGATGCGGTGCGTGATATGGGACACGAGGAGCTGGGAAATAATTACATACAGGCAGACTTTGCTGTTGCTTCCGGTTATATGAAAACAGGAGAATTATTGAGAGATCACAGAGAGCTGGACGGACTGATCTGTGCCACAGATGCGATGGCCTGTGGCGCCATGCAGTATTTGCAGGAACACAGGATCAGTGTACCGGAGCAGATATTGGTAGCCGGACAGGGTGACTCTGACAGTGCCAGAGTGACGGTGCCTCCGCTGATTACCGTTCACTATTCTTATGAAAGGAGCGGAGAACTGGCGGTGCGGATGTTGATGGAAATTCTGGGGCAGAAAGAAGCTGCCGCCAGAGAAGTGAAGCTGGGCTATCGCATTGTGGAGAGATAA